The genomic DNA ACCACCTGATCAAACTTAAGCTCATCTGAATTTAATGAGACATCAATAGCAGACCTCTGCAGCTGAAACTTGTCTAGCAAACTCCTGAGAAATCTCCTCACTAATTTCTTGTCTTTGTAGCGTTTTCCCAGTACTATAGCTTCCTGTGCAATAGCACTCAGATGACTCACTTTCCCCCATGGATAGGTTCTCAAAATTTGAGGCCAGATTGTCAAGTCTCGTTCGCTTAACATTTCTTGTTCCTTCGTAAGTAAGTTGAAGGATATCCCATGCCTCTTTTGCTAACACACATCCTTGTACTCTACTGAACTGAGTCATTGGTAGGGCATTGAAAATAACAGACAAAGCTTGTGAATTATTATTTGCCTCAGCCATCCATTGTTTCTTCGTTTTAGGTATCAATTCTCCTTTGTGATCTTTCTCCAATGGCTCTTTCCATCCATACTCTCCAGCGAACCAAGCTTCCATGTCAAAACTCTGAATGACCTGCTTGACTGACACCTTTCAGTGTCCATAGTGCTCTTGATTCAGTTTCAGCGGTTTTGGTAACGCAACAAGCCCTAGTGACTTCTCCATACCTTTGTTGCAAGATCTCACCTGCTGAAAAGATAATTGAACTTTTATCATGTGTCTGCTTTGATACCAATTTGTTAAGGTATAGAGACTACCAACACAGGATTATACTTGGGATACGCCAAGTAAACGCTTTTCTACTCAATCttatttatcaaatattaaTGAATACAAGATTGAATCTAAGCACTCTTCTCTCCTCTATCTAAACACACTcttgtgtagatctaagagaactACCCAACACTCACCTTCGTAGCTTCTTAATTAGACTTGAAGTTTTACAATCTCACCACAATAATTCTAAAGTGATCAGAGTTTTATGCGGCTAACCCTAGACTATTTATGCTAAATCTCTCAAGATCCTAACAAGAATATCTTCGAGTATTCTTCTTTAGGCAATCGCTTGCTCTCCAAGGCCCTTCGTTCCTTAAACATCAAGGCAAATATTCTCTATATCTTTCCGGCTTAGTTTGGCTCTATCGTCAAGGCCGAATCAGCATATTCCTATGCGACATCACCTTGTCCAATCTTACTTTGACACATCATCTTCGTTTCTTTGTCTGAACTCATAAGTCTGTGGTCTGATGCAGAATCATGTTCCATCACAGCTCTCTGTTCTGCACAACGATCTGTTCCAACGACTACATCTTCAGAATATACGACCTTTGTCGGATTGCATGGCTGGGAATTCATCGGAAACTTACATAAAtgggaaagaaaataaaaagtataagaGAAAAGGTACAGTAAAACTTGCGagttttttagttatttttttttttaaatcaattggCTTTATTAGTTGACTTATATACTCATAGTGAACAAACTACAGAGAGACTCAAGAGAATTAAACAAGTGGCTTTATTAGTTGACTCATAGTGGACCAATGCAGAGAGATAGTAgcctttaaaaagaaaaagggtttattaatttataactgatatatctatattttgtttctccctagcatatatttatcatgcatttagctaggataactcattgttttgcatcattttctagtattttctatacactttgcatgtctaggtagttcttgcatcatccttgcatacactatgcatttcagagtattttaggtatctaggagacgtcgggAACACATCATTCGAGCCACCGTTTGAGCCGTTGTTCGAGCCACCTTTCGAGCCGTCGTTCGAGACACTCTCCAACCCGTCATTCGAGCCACTCTCCAACCCGCTGTTCGAGCCACTCTCCAACCCGCCGTTCGAGCCATCCATCCGAGCCGACCATCGAGCCATCACCCGACCTCGTTCGAGCCAGCCTCACCGCGCATCACTCGACATCACTCGAACCATCTTGatcgagccactggacgcacaccgactcgttcgcacatttcaggaagacgctccgtcttacacgcttcaggagattcccaaaccgactcttcaccttgtcgttttaagttttatggatttacatgtttttactataaatacattttgttaagtctttgccgaggagatcttatctttttaTCTCGTTTGTTcataaggttttacctagccatCAAAAACGCTCTCAGACTTTGTGTCCCtatatctttgaatttattgagtttttgcatttgatttcttctgcaaagttgttcatcttatttttatctatcttactatgcttgattcaatgctTTCTGGGTTTGCATCCCTGATGATGATTTTCGTATCTGAGTAGTGTTAGTGTTCTTGGGGATGGGTtagactaggtggaggatcttagaatgtagggtgtttaagctttgatttatatgattcccttctggactagaatTAGAAacactagtttctctctgatcaattggaactaggtcttagacatttccacacccaaaaggtgttcgatgaaatgtctgaccaactagtgccagagacttacattcctagcctaagagattagttgtctaggatgtttgttgacgtgaatgaaatTGTTTGTCATGCCATGCTTGGTCATgattctctagcgagagctaggtttggaagtggttgagtctgagtaacttctgtcaagagattggattagctaagtcgtgatgttcattgtttagggatagtttgcttatggcatgttaaacactctgtagactaggatactccaccgacatcaattactcccatccttaggacttctatctttttgattgatattacattcctgagattgTTTCGGTTCTTGTTAACTAGTTCATGCTTAAAATCGTTTTTGCTTTTACTCATATTTACTtattgtcatacattttcgtttctagttttaTACCTCATTctgttttgcattctgatcattctaggattgttagagaTAAAatcactctttgaattggcttgacttgtgatttcttgattgcatcttgattgctaacaacatcccatttggattgacacctactacaacacataaggttaattgaatcTACtaagagacacaaaaatcctagtatcaatagCCGAGTCAGAAAGACTTGTCTCTTCATTAACTTATATAAGCTCAAACACAAATTAAGatagaaaaatattgtttattgaTTAAGAAGGTTGTGAACGAcgtgaagtaaatatatatatatatatatatatatatatatatatatatattatatgaatagTTCTGGTCATTTGCTAGATCAACTATGATAAATGTCGTTGCTCTTCATATATGAAGTATGAACATATCACCTaaacgttttttaaaaaatgaggTCAAACATAGGAAAACCATCTTCGGTGGGCCTTGGGGCATTTGTCCTCTCTGCAAAACATGAGACTAACTCCACTGTGGTTGGCTAAgactctctctccttcttcgaaTTGACCAGAAGGAGGaggaaaaataagaagagacAAGTATTCTCTGCCGCAATCGTTATTTGACTCTGTATCAGAACCGGAGTCCTTTCGTGTCTCTCTGATGGAATCGGTTGTAAGATCCATCTCGGCGGTGGCGTCGTCGTTAGGGCTTCCCATCTAAACTGAAGAAGAGAGTTCTTCTAGAGACTACAATGGTGCGACTCGATTTTGTTCGACGGTTTGTCCCAAACACAAAACGATACAACCCGATCgagaaaccaaaacacaaacccaATCGAAGAAGTGCGTCGAATCGATTTAGAAGACGACGAGGCGAGATCGGTTtagaagacgacgacgaggCGAGATCGAATCGATTTAGAAGACAACAGtcgcaggaagaagaagacgacgatgcGAGAGCTATTGTCGTGATTTTGTGTTTCTCTCGTTTCGATATTGtccagagaaagaagaaaacgaagaaaagataaaaactgaattaaaaaaaatacaaaacaaaacttaatcaataaaaacaatACACGTGTCGGGTCTATGCTTCTCTAAAACGATCGCCGCAGAGAACTGTGTCTCTCAAAAATTAGGattaaaacttttcttttttctgcttatattactaaacaaatcaaagacaTCCCAAGGAGTTGTGCAATGAGATTGCTCTTAGTGGGTGGGACTGAGATAGGGGACTTAacaaaatagcactatttaacacattaaaatatttaaaattaatttaaaaaaattttttttttaggtttgggttctcaatttcatatttagggtatagttttgaggagtagggtttattattttaaatttaagatttaatttcaaaaaattagctatttttggaattttagaaatgttatgcaaaatttggaaaaaaaaaacttattttggttcTGAGaatctaccttttttttttttttttttgtccctagGAAAAGTTACGTATGAATTATATTGGTCCTTTATACTATTTCTTAAAATCTTTGTGGCTTTGTTAACTGATATCACCTAAACGTCTATTCCTGGAAATTTTCTTGGAAAATAAACTTTCAGTTGGAGTACAATTAGAAACTTGTTCGTAAACATTTACCACACTTTATCCTAAATACTTTGTCTTCATCCTTCTAAGTTATCAACCAAACACCAAAGAGCATTTacaagaatatttttttgaatatatgtaTAGCTGCTTTCGTGCCTTGATACTTTCCAAGGAGGCTTCTTGGATCATTCTTGAGTGTAAACAGAGGTATCCTCTGAAAATGTTGAAGATTCTTGAAAAGCCACTGTGGGGATTTGGAAAACTGGCCTAGGAGGGACTTCAAGAGCACCTAAGCTTCCTTCCATCATTTCTACAACTCTGTTCATCGGTGGGCGATCTAGTGGAGAAGGCTGAATACACCACAGGCCCACCAATGTCATCTTTTTAGCTAGCTCGTCTTCCTCGTTGTTGATTCCATCCTCAATATCCCTTCTCGACTTTCCCAATTCAAGATCCCTATATACCCACTCAGGAAAGTACATCGAACTTGTATTAGAAGAAGAGGcttgattatatttttctttgttccttGCACCAATCATCTCAAGAACCAACATTCCATAGCTATACACATCTGACTTGTGCGACACATTCCCATAAACCCTGGAGATCATCTCTGGTGCAATGTACCCTACAGTACCTCTTGTGTCTAGCAAAGATAGGAtgctctctttcttctcacATAGCTTAGCGAGGCCAAAGTCCGAAACTTTAGGACAGAAGTTGTCATCTAAGAGTACATTTTGTGGTTTAATGTCGAAATGTACTATCCTTGTTTTGCAGCCATGGTGCAAGTACTCTAGACCACGAGCAACTCCGAGCGCAATTCTATATAGTGCCTCCCAATCCATATTGACCGAGTTCTTGCTTGAGATGAACTTATCAAGGGATCCATTTCCCAAGAACTCATATATAATTGCTCTTTTTGAACCTTCGGAGCAGAAACCAAGCAAGGAGACAATGTTGAGATGAGAAGTTCTGCTCATGCTAGCAACTTCATTGATGAAGTCTTCACCATTTCCCTTTGAGTCTTTCAAGACCTTCACCGCAACCATACGGCCGTCACTAAGTGTTCCTCGATAAACAATTCCAAATCCGCCTGTCCCAACCACTTCCGCAAATGATTTTGTAATTCTCTTCACTTGTGCGTAAGTATAGTGTTCGAGTGGAATAAGAGCCTTCAGCTTCTGATGTTTTAGTCGTGTTTCTCTAATCCGAAGAAAACGGAGAAACAATGTTAATAATACCAGGAACAAAACGACTCCTGCTACTGAACCCAAAActacaaaaaggaaaaacaaaaagtgtggtgttaataactgtttttttttatcgagGAGTCTAAAAGAGTTCAAAATCTCTCAGGTCAGCAAACTAACCTATGCGAATTGCTTTGTTCAAAGCCCCTGTACAACCGTTGAACAAGTAAAATTTGTCAGAATGGAACAAAACTTGATCTTGGCCGgaagaaaagtgaagaacaAACTCAGAGAAGAGAATGGTGTACCATGACTTTTTTTTCCAGAGCCACATTTATCGCCATAGGTCCCATCTTTACAATAACAGACGAATTCTGTTGAAGTCTTATTATAGCCACAAGCACCTTTAGATTCTAGGCACATTGAACAGTCTTGATTAAGTTGAACCTCAAAACCCTTTGCAAGAGTTCCCTGTAGATTATCAAGACGCATTGTGTTCAAAGCCGATCCAGACACAGGTATACTGACTTGTCCGCTGCAATATTTCCCCAAGTCGGGTAAAGGAGACGAGATGTTTCTCGTCACATAGTAATGTGTGTTCGGTCCAAATctgcacaaaataaaaaaattatgtcttttTGGTTAATGAAAAACAATTTTCCTAGAAAAATTGTtgttctaaaaataaaaatctgaacGCTAAGCGATGGCTTCACTTTCCTACGTCTAGCTTCTTCATAATCCACACAAACAGCATCTCCAACGTAAACGTTTGTAACATTATTAGATGACAAGTTTGGGCAGTCGTAATAAATTGTTAACATCTTGGTGCGGGAAGCGAGTGGAAGAACGGTTTCGGGGAATGTCGCATTTTCTAGGTGTTGGAGACACAGATTGTCAAAATAATCCAATGTGCCGATTTTTATGACATGAGAGACATTGTTAGCCTCTAAGATTCTGAACTTCACGGAGGAGAGGTTAAGCTCGGCGAATCCTTTGCTACAATCAAGCTTGAAGTCAGGGTGGCCACAGTCTTCTCTGCCACGGACCCAGAAAGGGTACAAGAGACTTCCCTGATTGCCGCAGGGAAATGGTTCACTGCAGCGCTCGTAACTCTCAATAGCTGATAAAACACAAGACGGGGTCACAAAGAGTATAAGACACAATCAAAttaatgattattgtgttcTCCTCTGTTTTAGTTATATTGGAgggaaattaaaaaactaaacagtactgttttggtttggttagaaTTGCAGTAAATGAAGCTATGTTTGGTCTTTTTGAACAATGaaaattaagaaagaagaaaagtgaaacTTACGTGAGGAAGAACATCCTTCACACGTCAGCTCATCAGTATTCACCATAACCTCAAATCCTTCTCTTAGAACACTTTCCAAATGAGTCATattcaactctttcttttctgGAACGAATGTTTTAGGAACGTTTACGGTGAAATTTTCTTGGCAGGATCTTTGATAAATAGGGTTTTGATACGCTGAGATAACACCTCTCTGAGGACATGTATAACTGGAAACATAATGAAAACTAGGGTTGCAGTGATAGAAAATGGTGAGGCTCTTGTAGCTTGGTGAAAGCTCAGAGATTTCGGGGGGCAAGGTTGTGGTATTGAATGTAGAGGAGCAAAAAGGACGTAAAAGGTCAGCTCTGACAAGTCTAACAGTACGAGATGTGGGATTAATATTGAAAACATTGTACTCATGGTTTGAGATGCTTAAAGAGGTGACGTTTTTGCTTCTGCAGTGAAGCTCCAGCGACGCACGACCACAAGGTTCAGGACGATTTCCACCCCAAAATGGGAAACCGGCGGTGATGCTACCACACTGAAACTGAGTAGTCTCACACCATCCATATTCTTGTTTACTTGAAGCATAGGGAATATGGTAGATTAaggtgaagaggaagaggaaaatcAAACAAGAATTGAGGGGGTAATACATGATTTGTAGATTTATGACCAGTTTGTCTTCTGGATTTGGTGTTTGTTACTAGGAgcagagaaatagagagaggagattttttttttctttttttttcttgtttttaaccAAATGGCTTTCTTAGTTGACTCTAAAAGCCTTCGCTAAGTCTTTTCTAAGACAAAAAAACGAATTTGAGACAGAGAAAGATTATTGGGTGGTAGGGATGCTAAGAGTGGGTTTTAACTGATGGGTACCCGAGATCCgtgaaaaataagaaacccaAATATCTGATTTCTATGTTAATATTTTATGGGTTTAAAACCGTTCGAGTATCCAAATTAGAGACTCTAATTCGGGTTTATCATATTGGGTTATGGGTACCTATGAGACTTTATAAGAAGATCCCAAAAATCCTAAAACTCTAAATCCTCCCAAATGACTCTTTCTTTCAGATAACCCAAAAattatcttctctttcttccttctcccCAGATTTAAGATTTCAGTGCTCTCTCACAAAATTCTAGGTCGACCCAACCCAGATTTAGAGATTCATTCAGTAAGAAACTGAAACTCTCTCAATCAGTAACCTTTGTCATTTTCGATATTTTAATGGATTTATGATGATGCCCATTTGATTTGATTACAAACGCATGATGTGGTTGATTTCTTTCATGACAACCTTTGGTACGTAGTTGATTTCTTTTATGTAGATGTTATACGGtacataaaagtaaaaaaatttaagattgtTACTTAAGAATAGAGATCTAATTATGACATTAAGACAGaaattctattattttgttgctgTTTAGATTCTGATCAGGTTTTGGAAGAATCAGAGGAGcaagaatgagaaaaaaattgttgttatttttgtgactttgtttttgatatttttctatacttttgactattcttaatttcttatctatgtttttggttttatctatatgatataaaattataaatttttcaaaattgtcaTAGATATAATAAAATGCACAAAATACATAAGATAAATCACATTTGGTACCAAAAagctaaaaacacaaaaatatataatgtaaaatgtaaaatacatcacataaaacaaaaaattccgGTACCTACAGTTTTACCTACAAGACTAAAAATCCGTTCGGGTTTAcccacaaaactcaaaacccgTTCAGATTTATTTTGGGTGGGTTTTTTCTGAGTTTGGGCCGGGCTGGGTTTTTTTACCCACCACAACATCCATATTGGGTGGTCATTTCTCCCTTGGATATGAGATAAGAAACATGACAGAACAAATTTTGACCCTTCAACTTTTTTTATCGTTTCTTACATCCAAGGTTTGATATCATACTCTAATACCCATGGCTCTGGTATCTTATTTTCTCTTACATCAAAGGTTTTTCTGTTGGTTCAAGCTTGAAGTTAGCTTGAGAAGGAAGCAATACTAATCTTAATCAAGTTGCGATTCAAGAGATAAGGTTCAAAGGAGTTTAGAAGCTATTAAACTTAGGTTTTTTCTAATAGGATTAGGATTGGTGTTTCATTATATAAAGAGTTGTCGACGCATGACATAAGATAGAAATTTTGAGAGAAAGTTTTGAGAGATTGTGTAGAGCttaagttttgagttattttcttaagcaataagagagttattcttataTTTGTCTCCTTAAATCTTAtctaaattatatgttttccaCCCTCAGCCTTTCACAACATGGTTGTCATGCTTTCATGGGTTCTTAtctcaatacaataaaagtagaagGGATTGCTCTCTAGTGTTGACACATAAGCTTTTTAGTTGAAGGAGGAGCTAACACATCATCTTATTTGCTTactaataaaaacatttcattaataCAGCTTATATCTCTCagccaataataattaattcCTGTTTCACATCAGTATTTCTAGATTTTTAGGaactaacaaatcatttaaattatgtaaccaattaaattataagaaataagaaaaatttatcaaaCATCAGCTTTTTAGTTGAAGGAGGAGCTAACACATCAGCTTATTTGCttaccaataaaaatatttcattaataCAGCTTATATCTCTCagccaataataattaattcCTGTTCCACATCAGTATTTCTAGATTTTTAGGAACTTACACATCATTTAAATT from Camelina sativa cultivar DH55 chromosome 7, Cs, whole genome shotgun sequence includes the following:
- the LOC104701288 gene encoding LEAF RUST 10 DISEASE-RESISTANCE LOCUS RECEPTOR-LIKE PROTEIN KINASE-like 2.7, with protein sequence MYYPLNSCLIFLFLFTLIYHIPYASSKQEYGWCETTQFQCGSITAGFPFWGGNRPEPCGRASLELHCRSKNVTSLSISNHEYNVFNINPTSRTVRLVRADLLRPFCSSTFNTTTLPPEISELSPSYKSLTIFYHCNPSFHYVSSYTCPQRGVISAYQNPIYQRSCQENFTVNVPKTFVPEKKELNMTHLESVLREGFEVMVNTDELTCEGCSSSPIESYERCSEPFPCGNQGSLLYPFWVRGREDCGHPDFKLDCSKGFAELNLSSVKFRILEANNVSHVIKIGTLDYFDNLCLQHLENATFPETVLPLASRTKMLTIYYDCPNLSSNNVTNVYVGDAVCVDYEEARRRFGPNTHYYVTRNISSPLPDLGKYCSGQVSIPVSGSALNTMRLDNLQGTLAKGFEVQLNQDCSMCLESKGACGYNKTSTEFVCYCKDGTYGDKCGSGKKSHGALNKAIRIVLGSVAGVVLFLVLLTLFLRFLRIRETRLKHQKLKALIPLEHYTYAQVKRITKSFAEVVGTGGFGIVYRGTLSDGRMVAVKVLKDSKGNGEDFINEVASMSRTSHLNIVSLLGFCSEGSKRAIIYEFLGNGSLDKFISSKNSVNMDWEALYRIALGVARGLEYLHHGCKTRIVHFDIKPQNVLLDDNFCPKVSDFGLAKLCEKKESILSLLDTRGTVGYIAPEMISRVYGNVSHKSDVYSYGMLVLEMIGARNKEKYNQASSSNTSSMYFPEWVYRDLELGKSRRDIEDGINNEEDELAKKMTLVGLWCIQPSPLDRPPMNRVVEMMEGSLGALEVPPRPVFQIPTVAFQESSTFSEDTSVYTQE